A DNA window from Ammospiza caudacuta isolate bAmmCau1 chromosome 21, bAmmCau1.pri, whole genome shotgun sequence contains the following coding sequences:
- the RPL35 gene encoding large ribosomal subunit protein uL29 has protein sequence MAKIKARDLRGKKKEELLKQLEDLKVELSQLRVAKVTGGAASKLSKIRVVRKSIARVLTVINQTQKENLRKFYKGKKYKPLDLRPKKTRAMRRRLNKHEENLKTKKQQRKERLYPARKFAIKA, from the exons aTG GCCAAGATCAAGGCCCGAGACCTGCGcgggaagaagaaggaggagctgctgaagcagCTGGAGGATCTCAAGGTGGAGCTGTCGCAGCTGCGCGTGGCCAAAGTGACCGGCGGGGCCGCCTCCAAGCTGTCCAAGAT CCGAGTGGTGCGCAAATCCATCGCCAGGGTGTTGACCGTCATCAACCAGACCCAGAAGGAGAACTTGAGGAAGTTCTACAAG GGCAAGAAGTACAAGCCCCTGGATCTGCGGCCCAAGAAGACGAGGGCCATGCGGCGCAGGCTCAACAAGCACGAGGAGAACCTGAAGACCAAGAAGCAGCAGCGAAAGGAACGATTATACCCAGCCCGGAAATTCGCCATCAAGGCATAG